A window of the Melospiza melodia melodia isolate bMelMel2 chromosome 25, bMelMel2.pri, whole genome shotgun sequence genome harbors these coding sequences:
- the HAX1 gene encoding HCLS1-associated protein X-1, with translation MSFYDVFRGFFGFPGRCRPRDPLFGGAAWDEEEDEEEDGGPSMSQPPQDFGFGFSPGSSRGAFEELFRDMGELLGVLGGFWAEPQQPFEPALPGPGEGSARRPLRDSMLKQPDGPPASAAPGSSGDLARPWRPFLGLEDAPRAPPALKEDQDLDSQVSSAGLGTILRPDEPRSHSYFKSVSVTTVTLPDGAVEERRTVQDSQGRRETTVTRRRGDQAFISTTREDGQSKDYREEVLNMDDRDLAQFAGTWPQQEEIPAANLGPSSALGSFLRRWFSSW, from the exons ATGAGCTTCTACGACGTGTTCCGCGGCTTCTTCGGCTTCCCGGGACGGTGCAG ACCCCGGGACCCGCTGTTCGGCGGCGCGGCGtgggacgaggaggaggatgaggaggaggatggcggCCCGTCCATGTCGCAGCCGCCCCAGGACTTCGGCTTCGGGTTCAGCCCTGGCTCCTCCCGCGGTGCCTTCGAGGAGCTGTTCCGGGACATGGGCGAGCTCCTGGGCGTCCTGGGGGGGTTCTGGGCCGAGCCCCAGCAGCCTTTCG agcccgccctgcccggcccgggggAAGGCAGCGCAAGGCGACCGCTGCGGGACTCGATGCTGAAGCAGCCGGACGGTCCCCCTGCCAGCGCGGCCCCGGGGAGCTCCGGCGATCTGGCCCGGCCATGGAGACCCTTCCTAGGG CTGGAAGATGCTCCCCGGGCTCCTCCCGCCCTCAAGGAAGACCAAG aCCTGGACTCCCAGGTttcctctgctgggctgggcaccatCCTGAGACCCGACGAGCCCAGGTCCCACTCTTACTTCAAGAGCGTCTCTGTCACCACAGTGACTCTCCCTGACggg GCGGTGGAGGAGCGCCGCACCGTGCAGGACAGCCAGGGCCGCCGGGAGACCACGGTGACACGGCGGAGAGGGGACCAGGCCTTCATCAGCACCACCAGGGAGGACGGGCAGAGCAAGGACTACCGCGAGGAGGTGCTCAACATGGATGACC GGGATCTGGCACAGTTCGCTGGCACCTGGCCACAGCAAGAAGAGATTCCTGCTGCCAACCTGGGCCCCTCATCTGCGCTGGGCAGCTTCCTCCGACGCTGGTTCTCGAGCTGGTAG
- the AQP10 gene encoding aquaporin-10 — MGTTSFLTRAQRLLRIRNQLVRECLGEVLSTFVMMTITLASAAQKIAFYQTKGNIMTSYLGGALGVMGGIYTAGGISGAHMNPAFSLAMCLIEQFPWWKFPIFVAVQIVGSFIAAGAVYILYYDAIWHHSNGTLTVTGPQETASIFATYPADFVSIGNGFLDQVIGTGVLIIVVMGIMDPRNKPVPKGLEPVVVALLVLSIECSMGANCGCPLNPARDIGPRLFTYLAGWGPEVFSRGNGWWWVPLVAPLLGAAVGTYLYQLFVAFHYPEEKSEVPAEQGSIVLVNTAISSADIGRSPKERDSGETEPAGYPPPQSPSSTVSPTVPITPLKES, encoded by the exons ATGGGCACCACTTCTTTCTTGACAAGAGCCCAGAGGCTGCTCCGCATCAGGAACCAGCTGGTGAGGGAGTGCTTGGGTGAGGTGCTGTCCACCTTCGTGATGATG ACAATCACCCTGGCCAGCGCTGCACAGAAGATTGCCTTCTATCAGACCAAGGGGAATATCATGACCAGCTACCTGGGAGGTGCCCTGGGTGTCATGGGAGGCATCTACACAGCAGGGGGAATCTCTG GGGCCCACATGAACCCGGCGTTCTCCTTAGCCATGTGCCTGATAGAGCAGTTCCCCTGGTGGAAGTTTCCCATCTTTGTGGCTGTGCAGATTGTGGGATCTTTCATAGCTGCTGGAGCTGTTTACATCCTCTACTATG ATGCCATCTGGCACCATAGCAATGGGACACTTACTGTCACTGGCCCCCAGGAAACTGCCTCCATCTTTGCCACTTACCCTGCTGACTTTGTGTCTATTGGCAATGGCTTCTTGGACCAG GTGATCGGCACAGGGGTGCTGATAATTGTTGTCATGGGCATCATGGACCCCCGCAACAAGCCTGTCCCCAAGGGCCTGGAACCCGTGGTTGTGGCTCTCTTGGTGCTCTCCATCGAGTGTTCCATGGGGGCCAACTGTGGCTGCCCCCTGAACCCTGCACGGGACATCGGGCCCCGGCTCTTCACCTACCTggcaggctggggcccagaggtCTTCAG CAGGGGCAATGGTTGGTGGTGGGTGCCACTGGTGGCACCGCTGCTGGGCGCCGCCGTGGGCACGTATCTGTACCAGCTCTTCGTGGCTTTCCACTACCCAGAGGAGAAGAGCGAAGTTCCggcagagcagggctccatcGTTCTGGTCAACACCGCCATCAGCAGCGCAGACATTGGGAGGTCACCCAAGGAAAGGGACTCTGGGGAGACAGAGCCTGCCGGCTATCCCCcaccacagagccccagcagcacagTGTCCCCCACAGTCCCTATCACACCATTAAAAGAGTCCTGA